A genomic stretch from Actinomadura rubteroloni includes:
- a CDS encoding cytochrome P450, with product MTTVDQLNERDVDLIDPWFRHRQPDQWYALLAHLRTLDRPAYFREKPFPFLPHGDGYYALVTHADVSEATRDARAFRNAPTATVPETPRWLARYSGDMILDTDNPQHARLRRIVSRAFTPRTLSRIDEQIQRAAGEIVRGFAKSGGGDLASRVAAPMPARIICEMMGVPRYLMSEVLELSLSLAGGYDPGYGGFPESRSPVRSLATGLRLFYGSRRLSRIGMSVARERSRRPTGDIASRLVTANPDGENLTPRELSSFVNTLLVAGSETTHNAITHGVKLLTDHPEQRELLLSDLNRYLDGAIEEILRLSSPILTFRRTVAEERELGGRTFRPGDRVMLFYPSANRDERVFDRPEEFDITRDPNPHLAFGGPGPHYCLGAHLARRELSAVFRELFTRLPGLRAVGEPDYLVSPQLNGITRLDCAF from the coding sequence ATGACAACCGTGGACCAGCTAAACGAGCGCGACGTCGATCTCATCGACCCGTGGTTCCGTCACCGTCAGCCGGACCAGTGGTACGCGCTTCTCGCGCATCTGCGCACCCTCGACCGGCCGGCGTACTTCCGGGAAAAGCCGTTTCCTTTCCTGCCGCACGGTGACGGCTACTACGCGCTCGTGACGCATGCCGACGTGAGCGAGGCGACCCGCGACGCCCGCGCTTTCCGCAACGCACCGACGGCCACCGTGCCCGAGACTCCCCGCTGGCTGGCCCGCTACAGCGGGGACATGATCCTCGATACGGACAATCCGCAGCACGCGCGGTTGCGCCGGATCGTGTCCCGTGCCTTCACGCCGCGGACGCTGTCCCGGATCGACGAGCAGATCCAGCGGGCGGCCGGGGAGATCGTGCGCGGCTTCGCCAAGTCCGGCGGGGGCGACCTCGCGTCGCGGGTCGCCGCGCCCATGCCCGCGCGGATCATCTGCGAGATGATGGGCGTCCCGCGCTATCTCATGTCCGAAGTCTTGGAGCTCAGCCTGTCCCTCGCGGGCGGCTACGACCCCGGGTACGGCGGATTTCCGGAGAGCCGCAGCCCTGTGCGGAGCCTCGCCACCGGGCTCCGGCTGTTCTACGGGAGCCGCCGGCTCAGCCGGATCGGCATGTCCGTCGCTCGGGAACGGTCTCGGCGGCCGACGGGCGACATCGCGTCCCGGCTCGTCACCGCCAATCCGGACGGCGAGAATCTCACGCCGCGGGAGCTGAGCTCGTTCGTCAACACGTTGCTGGTTGCGGGCAGCGAAACGACGCACAACGCCATCACTCACGGCGTGAAGCTGCTGACGGATCACCCCGAGCAGCGCGAACTCTTGCTCAGCGATCTCAACCGCTACCTCGATGGCGCGATCGAGGAGATCCTTCGTCTGAGCAGCCCGATCCTCACTTTCCGAAGGACCGTCGCCGAGGAACGCGAGCTCGGCGGGCGCACGTTCCGGCCCGGCGACCGGGTCATGCTCTTCTATCCGTCGGCGAACCGTGACGAACGGGTCTTCGACCGGCCGGAGGAGTTCGACATCACGCGCGACCCCAATCCCCACCTGGCCTTCGGCGGACCTGGGCCGCACTACTGTCTCGGCGCTCACCTCGCCCGCCGAGAGCTGAGCGCTGTCTTCCGTGAGCTGTTCACCCGGCTGCCCGGACTCCGGGCGGTCGGTGAGCCGGATTATCTCGTGTCGCCGCAGCTCAACGGAATCACCCGTCTCGACTGCGCGTTCTGA